A window of the Desulfopila inferna genome harbors these coding sequences:
- the corA gene encoding magnesium/cobalt transporter CorA: MARFLRSKVESSGDVPGSLVFIGNQKIEQTIIQVTTFNSTQFEELDIEEIRETQRFIASDTITWIRIYGLHDTAQLKTLGEIFQIHPLALEDILNTGQRPKFEEYDENLFIVLKMLRFDPESEIIQGDQLSIILGNNYLISFHEKPADIFHPVRERLRKHRGRIRECGADYLAYAMLDTVVDNYIIAIEAIGSNTEDLEEAVLTDPSQETLNQITNYKREINYLRKVIRPTRELVINLAKSDTNIFREQTLPFLKDLQDLVSQASEALDSYREMLSDQLNIYNTTVGNKLNEIMKVLTIFAAIFIPLTFIAGIYGTNFDYIPELRYKYSYFILWGIMIAVAGVMLRFFRRKGWM, encoded by the coding sequence ATGGCTCGTTTTTTACGGAGTAAAGTGGAAAGCTCAGGCGACGTACCCGGTTCTCTCGTCTTTATCGGCAATCAGAAAATCGAACAGACCATTATCCAGGTCACAACTTTCAATTCCACTCAATTTGAAGAACTGGATATCGAGGAAATAAGAGAAACCCAGCGATTTATAGCTTCGGATACCATAACATGGATCAGAATTTACGGCCTGCATGATACCGCTCAGCTAAAAACACTTGGCGAGATATTTCAAATTCATCCTCTGGCACTGGAGGATATACTCAATACGGGCCAAAGACCGAAATTTGAAGAGTACGATGAAAACCTCTTCATTGTCCTGAAAATGCTCCGTTTCGATCCAGAAAGTGAAATCATTCAGGGGGATCAGCTCTCGATCATACTCGGTAATAACTATCTCATCTCCTTTCACGAAAAGCCTGCCGACATTTTTCATCCGGTACGGGAAAGGCTCCGCAAGCATCGTGGCAGAATCCGCGAATGTGGCGCTGATTATCTCGCTTATGCCATGCTCGACACCGTCGTCGACAACTACATAATTGCAATAGAGGCCATAGGAAGTAATACTGAAGATCTTGAGGAGGCGGTTCTCACTGATCCCAGCCAGGAAACTCTTAATCAGATAACAAATTATAAAAGAGAGATAAACTACCTGCGCAAAGTGATCCGCCCCACCCGGGAACTGGTTATCAATTTAGCCAAGAGTGATACAAATATTTTCCGGGAACAGACACTGCCTTTTCTCAAGGATCTGCAGGATCTTGTCTCCCAGGCAAGCGAAGCCCTCGACAGCTACAGGGAAATGCTTTCCGACCAACTTAATATCTACAATACTACTGTCGGCAACAAGCTCAATGAGATAATGAAAGTGCTGACAATCTTCGCGGCAATTTTTATACCTCTTACCTTTATTGCCGGGATATATGGAACAAATTTTGATTATATACCTGAGCTGCGGTACAAATACAGCTACTTTATTTTATGGGGCATCATGATCGCTGTGGCAGGAGTTATGCTGCGCTTTTTCAGGAGAAAAGGCTGGATGTAG